In bacterium, a single genomic region encodes these proteins:
- a CDS encoding indolepyruvate oxidoreductase subunit beta, translating to MEEVFNVIIAGVGGQGILTASELLAKVAMEAGLDAKKSEVHGMSQRGGSVVSHVRLGKKVYSPLIEKGKCDVILSFEKAEGLRWVHYLKKEGGKVVLNDLEIVPTTVSLKLDTYPSNVEEQIRERTKTEIIVIPATQLAKQAGDVRTANTVLLGAISNFLPFDNRIWEKVISENVKKETVEVNLKAFYLGKNYYKK from the coding sequence ATGGAAGAAGTCTTCAATGTTATCATTGCAGGTGTAGGAGGACAGGGAATTCTTACCGCTTCAGAACTTCTTGCTAAGGTTGCAATGGAGGCTGGCCTTGATGCTAAGAAGAGCGAAGTACATGGGATGTCTCAAAGAGGTGGGAGTGTTGTCAGTCATGTCCGCTTAGGAAAAAAAGTTTATTCTCCATTGATTGAAAAAGGTAAGTGTGATGTTATTCTCTCCTTTGAGAAGGCTGAGGGTCTTCGCTGGGTTCACTACCTGAAAAAGGAGGGAGGCAAGGTCGTTTTGAACGATCTTGAAATTGTCCCCACAACGGTATCTTTGAAACTTGACACATATCCTTCAAACGTTGAAGAGCAGATCAGGGAGAGGACGAAAACAGAAATAATCGTAATACCAGCGACTCAACTGGCAAAGCAAGCTGGGGATGTGAGAACGGCTAATACGGTTTTACTTGGTGCAATTTCGAACTTCCTGCCTTTTGATAACAGGATATGGGAAAAGGTAATATCAGAAAATGTAAAAAAGGAGACGGTTGAGGTAAATTTAAAAGCTTTCTACTTGGGTAAGAATTATTACAAAAAATAA
- the rsxC gene encoding electron transport complex subunit RsxC produces MVKYTFKGGIHPPYNKWTSSKSIEVLQVPQTLYLPLIQHTGKPAKPLVKRGDEVKKGQKIAEADGYISSPIHAPTSGKVKTIIEHPHPVLLTSYPAIVIEADGKDEWFEEPKERPNWQDLSPEEIVNAVKEAGIVGLGGAAFPTYVKLSPPKEKSIDTVIINGAECEPFLTADDRILQERPVDVLWGAFLIKRAVKAVKVFIAIEDNKPEAIKKISEFVKDFEGFELRVVKTKYPEGAEKQLIKALTGREVPRGGLPMDVGCLVQNVQTSVAIYEAVRFGKPLIERVTTLSGDGVKGSGNYLIRIGTRFKDVIDMTGGMVEDVVKVINGGPMMGIAQYTLDVPVIKGTSGILLFTNKYAKEFVEYNCIRCSKCVEVCPMGLLPLMLVDYVKAKRFTEAKEKYGLLDCIECGSCAFVCPSKINHVQWIKYGKQELRRIG; encoded by the coding sequence ATGGTTAAGTATACTTTTAAAGGAGGAATCCATCCTCCTTACAATAAATGGACCAGTTCAAAATCCATAGAAGTTCTGCAGGTCCCACAAACTTTGTATCTGCCTCTCATACAGCACACTGGAAAGCCTGCAAAACCTCTCGTTAAAAGGGGTGATGAAGTAAAGAAAGGGCAGAAGATCGCTGAGGCTGATGGCTACATTTCTTCTCCCATTCATGCACCTACTTCCGGCAAGGTTAAAACCATTATTGAGCACCCTCATCCAGTTTTGTTGACCTCCTATCCTGCAATTGTAATAGAGGCAGATGGAAAGGATGAATGGTTTGAAGAGCCCAAAGAAAGACCTAACTGGCAAGATTTGTCTCCAGAGGAGATTGTAAATGCGGTGAAGGAAGCTGGTATTGTAGGTCTTGGTGGTGCGGCTTTTCCAACCTATGTAAAGTTATCTCCACCAAAGGAAAAGTCTATTGACACAGTAATCATTAACGGTGCCGAGTGTGAACCGTTCCTTACAGCTGATGACAGGATCCTGCAGGAGCGCCCTGTTGATGTCTTGTGGGGTGCTTTTTTAATAAAACGAGCAGTAAAGGCCGTGAAAGTTTTCATAGCAATAGAGGATAACAAACCTGAAGCCATTAAGAAAATCTCTGAATTTGTGAAAGATTTTGAAGGATTCGAATTAAGGGTGGTTAAGACAAAGTATCCCGAAGGTGCTGAAAAACAATTAATTAAAGCATTAACTGGAAGAGAAGTGCCTCGTGGCGGGTTGCCCATGGATGTAGGATGTCTTGTGCAAAATGTTCAGACTTCTGTGGCTATCTATGAAGCTGTAAGGTTTGGGAAGCCTTTGATTGAAAGGGTAACAACTTTGTCAGGTGATGGAGTAAAGGGGAGTGGTAATTATCTTATAAGGATTGGAACGAGGTTTAAGGATGTTATTGATATGACAGGCGGAATGGTTGAAGATGTCGTAAAGGTAATAAATGGTGGACCGATGATGGGAATTGCTCAATATACCCTTGATGTACCTGTGATAAAAGGAACTTCGGGAATTTTGCTTTTCACAAATAAGTATGCGAAGGAATTTGTGGAATACAATTGTATCCGATGCTCAAAATGTGTTGAGGTTTGTCCGATGGGACTTTTACCGCTAATGCTTGTAGATTACGTAAAAGCAAAGAGATTTACAGAAGCAAAGGAAAAGTATGGGCTCCTTGATTGCATAGAGTGTGGTTCTTGTGCCTTTGTTTGTCCGTCAAAGATAAACCACGTTCAGTGGATTAAGTATGGGAAGCAAGAACTAAGGAGGATAGGATGA
- a CDS encoding RnfABCDGE type electron transport complex subunit D → MSEKTFVLSVSPHIRTNESVKKVMWFTVLSLVFPAAGAVYFFGIYPLLVMIVSAVSAVAAEAIMLKLRGRDVGQCLDGSAVITGILLALTLPPKYPLWEAALGSVFAIVFAKQFFGGIGQNIFNPALVGRAFLMASFPVDTTTWVPPRFMNPDTFTGATPLASFKFAKILTPYKDLFFGNVSGSMGETSALLILIGGLILILKGYVDYRLPLSYILSVAFFGGIMWLIDPHKYPDPLFHILAGGLMLGAFYMITDMVTSPITPRGRVIYGIIAGFLVVLIRLFSGYPEGVMFSILIANTIRPWIDRLTEPKILGEVKK, encoded by the coding sequence ATGAGTGAGAAGACCTTTGTCTTATCTGTTTCCCCGCATATCAGGACGAATGAAAGCGTAAAAAAGGTAATGTGGTTTACCGTATTGTCCCTTGTTTTTCCTGCTGCTGGTGCCGTTTACTTTTTTGGAATCTATCCCCTCTTGGTGATGATAGTTAGTGCGGTTTCTGCCGTTGCAGCAGAGGCTATCATGCTAAAGTTGAGGGGAAGAGACGTTGGTCAGTGCCTTGATGGTAGCGCAGTAATCACTGGAATTCTTCTCGCGCTTACCTTGCCTCCGAAGTACCCCCTATGGGAAGCGGCATTAGGGTCTGTCTTTGCAATTGTGTTTGCAAAACAATTTTTTGGAGGGATTGGCCAAAATATTTTTAATCCTGCTTTGGTTGGAAGAGCCTTCCTAATGGCATCCTTTCCTGTGGATACTACCACCTGGGTCCCCCCAAGGTTTATGAATCCCGATACCTTCACGGGTGCTACACCTCTTGCTTCCTTTAAGTTTGCAAAAATATTGACTCCGTATAAAGATCTTTTCTTTGGAAATGTTTCCGGATCTATGGGTGAAACATCGGCTTTATTAATTCTTATTGGTGGTCTTATATTGATTCTTAAAGGCTACGTTGACTACAGACTTCCACTTTCTTATATTTTATCTGTAGCGTTCTTCGGAGGAATTATGTGGCTTATTGATCCCCACAAATATCCCGATCCGCTGTTTCACATTCTTGCTGGGGGTTTAATGCTGGGTGCCTTCTATATGATCACAGATATGGTTACTTCACCGATAACTCCTCGTGGACGGGTTATTTACGGAATAATTGCAGGCTTTCTGGTTGTTTTGATTAGGCTATTTTCAGGTTACCCCGAGGGTGTAATGTTCAGTATTCTGATCGCAAATACTATAAGGCCTTGGATTGATAGGCTAACAGAGCCAAAAATTCTCGGGGAGGTAAAGAAATGA